A single window of Drosophila suzukii chromosome 3, CBGP_Dsuzu_IsoJpt1.0, whole genome shotgun sequence DNA harbors:
- the Trm7-32 gene encoding tRNA (cytidine(32)-2'-O)-methyltransferase, translated as MGKTSKDKRDIYYRQAKEEGWRARSAFKLLHVDEAYGILKGVQRAVDLCAAPGSWSQVLSRKLYDPCQTDDEKAAVKIIAVDLQAMAPIRGIIQLQGDITKQSTAEAIIGHFGGDEKAQLVVCDGAPDVTGVHEMDEYMQHQLLVAALSIATCVLETGGTFVAKIFKGNATWLLSSQMQIFFKKFDIYKPPSSRPSSIEAFVVCSDFCLPAGYIPQVINPARDDIRLLAQKTGSDVNRRLVPFIACGDLNGLSDADEGKSAVLEAPKSNVEYVYDAVMSDASYPLEFKEILKEVYDEQLQIS; from the exons ATGGGAAAAACATCAAAGGATAAACGTGATATTTACTATCGACAGGCCAAGGAGGAGGGCTGGAGGGCAAGGAGTGCCTTCAAGTTGCTCCACGTGGACGAGGCCTACGGAATTTTAAAGG GTGTCCAGCGAGCCGTGGATCTGTGTGCTGCTCCTGGAAGCTGGTCCCAGGTGCTCTCCCGTAAACTGTACGATCCCTGTCAAACGGACGACGAAAAGGCCGCAGTGAAGATCATAGCCGTGGATCTGCAGGCAATGGCTCCCATCCGTGGGATAATCCAGCTGCAGGGAGACATCACCAAGCAGTCGACGGCCGAAGCCATCATCGGTCACTTTGGCGGTGATGAGAAGGCTCAGCTGGTGGTCTGCGATGGAGCGCCTGATGTCACCGGTGTCCATGAAATGGATGAGTACATGCAGCACCAATTGCTGGTGGCTGCCCTCAGCATTGCCACCTGTGTGCTGGAAACAGGAGGCACTTTTGTGGCCAAGATCTTCAAGGGCAATGCCACCTGGCTCCTGAGCTCTCAAATGCAGATATTCTTTAAGAAGTTCGACATCTACAAGCCGCCAAGTTCGCGTCCCTCAAGCATAGAAGCGTTTGTGGTGTGCTCCGATTTTTGCCTGCCTGCCGGCTACATTCCGCAAGTTATCAACCCGGCGAGAGATGATATCCGCCTGCTGGCTCAGAAAACAGGTTCTGATGTTAACCGTCGGCTAGTTCCTTTCATTGCTTGCGGGGATTTGAACGGGCTGAGTGATGCTGATGAGGGTAAATCCGCCGTTTTAGAAGCACCGAAATCG AATGTGGAATACGTTTACGATGCTGTCATGAGCGATGCATCTTATCCCCTGGAAttcaaagaaatattaaagGAAGTATATGATGAACAATTACAAATCAGTTAA
- the bdwf gene encoding uncharacterized protein bdwf, with protein sequence MKRKTSEIWCFFRAVDDTYALCNICKAKLSYKTTTTNLSKHMNRMHPTAGLGRASNYKYQSSSTLDRNKGKPRNQTQELIMVEFVKKHPRMLQNPTWETRSNMEDLWEELTANLNRHGPPRKDVATWKRALKDWKRFILKKVEKNELHNVPFGTSLGPSEETIATLCRLNEDVSQIIMKVSDDDEMHENSATEFDMDDVEDVVPEEDSGALQNSAEYVYEPEESKVDIDDPLFLQSSKRAALAGSRIAEEDTATLLDKISNNIGMVHDAANGAHLALNEFFVLYKQKLYEDKRHHLAIEQLMAEKIELKKKLLEIEQRKLSLK encoded by the exons ATGAAGCGGAAGACGAGCGAGATTTGGTGCTTCTTCCGGGCGGTGGACGACACGTATGCGCTGTGCAACATCTGCAAGGCGAAGCTCTCCTACAAGACGACCACCACGAATCTGAGCAAGCACATGAACAGGATGCATCCCACGGCGGGACTCGGTCGGGCCAGCAACTACAAATACCAGTCCAGTAGTACCCTGGACCGGAACAAGGGCAAGCCGCGCAACCAGACGCAGGAGCTCATAATGGTGGAGTTCGTGAAGAAGCATCCGCGCATGCTGCAGAACCCGACGTGGGAAACGCGCAGCAATATGGAGGACCTGTGGGAGGAGCTGACCGCCAACCTCAATCGGCACGGGCCACCGCGAAAGGATGTGGCCACCTGGAAAAGA GCCTTGAAGGACTGGAAGCGGTTCATCCTGAAGAAGGTGGAGAAGAATGAGCTGCACAACGTTCCCTTCGGCACCAGCCTCGGCCCGTCGGAGGAAACAATAGCCACCTTGTGCCGCCTTAATGAGGATGTTAGTCAAATAATAATGAAGGTATCCGACGACGATGAAATGCACGAGAACTCTGCCACCGAGTTCGACATGGACGATGTGGAGGACGTGGTACCGGAAGAAGATAGTGGCGCCCTTCAGAACTCCGCCGAGTACGTTTACGAGCCGGAGGAGAGCAAAGTAGACATAGACGATCCCCTTTTCCTGCAGTCCAGCAAACGGGCCGCATTGGCCGGCAGTCGCATAGCGGAAGAGGACACGGCGACGCTGCTAGACAAGATTAGCAATAACATTGGGATGGTCCACGATGCCGCCAATGGCGCCCATCTTGCTCTCAATGAATTTTTCGTCCTGTACAAGCAGAAGCTGTACGAGGACAAGCGGCATCACCTGGCCATTGAACAACTAATGGCCGAGAAAATAGAATTGAAAAAGAAACTCTTGGAAATCGAGCAGCGAAAGTTGTCGCTAAAGTGA
- the Patr-1 gene encoding protein PAT1 homolog 1, giving the protein MDDSFFGFDTNLPDDEGGDGRIAEAEYDALNDETFGSAINGDWEEAHETMVRLGGNGERVRKRPAESSGITDFADHGNGAFLRHPNPLSSAPSSSGSTPAPFNAPFRQSRHIGDSDLELNLSSMKLDDVDLSTFAADSEASGLSNRINLDSGVWGSQPFPNNQHLFREPMRSAFKPQQQQQPQQHHLPPQLQQMKPPTEANANFPLPPQGFPKITTLEDIERNMIIQQSMPKQQQQQQQQNQQQAERKMFDDFSLGNRQQVATPTMLQQQQLQQQQLQQLQLQQQKQQSQQQPPQQAQHKAPPGFMGTPQTSPPRPNLGFPGPHPLPELLPTPPSQQQLNGMGGNRVPPGFIYPPGLPGNIPQMPQHPLMPQHMPPNFPLPGGNQRPLPNPHALPTALNNFAMHPSFNAMRAAGLHPAAFMQPPHPHQMQPPRMPPHPLQAATSLLGQQPPNSMYNMFNMRLVQEIQQNHPLLQQAAVVRQMQQSRAGSVASDRQKTQMQQQPLGRRPDGTGNYPLEEYDEYANLMSTRDKHWLIGIQLSQLNTDTPYIDDYYYTVFRERKAQQNGQMRNSQAHKDNQLNHPLTQPRGHAQLILVQLGNKNGTRNGHGRERRNSENANSTTGSTNNGSGGNNNNLTGYIFSPLKFENSLGKLQYGSVTAPRKIIDADIMSGESTTGADANATSSSTSSTPLPPSANHDVNPSSMRKSRHILLLIETLYRYLLKLEDLESPEVMATIELKKKKEAERIAALEQLEMANKTPEERAAEAANPQTMNPHLKNKFNYEVETNAALVNKLKAGLAFDKVVSMMHVRKGKILLRRIMPFIADQSIRWVVWSGVFCSLQTVVKKDKDDIEGILYALYPEFKKHISKATFEILVSISAGITLNDKKLTGIFCSRFGILSLVALILRAEEIYVSRSDSTLIEENRQKWREFLAQVASCLNRTIQNQTISAAIESDAIQPLMDHFERFKDLKLDALLALITEARHQID; this is encoded by the exons ATGGATGACTCGTTTTTCGGCTTTGACACAAATCTACCG GACGATGAAGGTGGCGACGGTCGCATCGCCGAGGCGGAATACGATGCCCTCAATGACGAGACCTTCGGATCGGCGATAAATGGCGACTGGGAGGAGGCCCACGAGACGATGGTGCGGCTGGGCGGGAATGGCGAAAGGGTGCGCAAGCGGCCAGCAGAATCCAGCGGGATTACGGATTTCGCCGATCACGGCAACGGAGCCTTCCTGCGGCACCCCAATCCGCTCTCCTCGGCACCCTCGTCCAGCGGCTCCACTCCGGCCCCGTTCAATGCCCCCTTCCGGCAGTCGCGGCACATCGGCGACTCGGATCTGGAGCTGAACCTCTCCTCGATGAAGCTGGACGACGTGGACCTCTCCACGTTTGCCGCCGACAGCGAGGCTAGTGGTCTGAGCAATCGGATTAACCTTGATTCGGGCGTCTGGGGCTCGCAGCCGTTCCCCAACAACCAGCATTTGTTCCGGGAGCCCATGCGCAGCGCATTcaagccgcagcagcagcaacaaccacaACAGCATCATCTGCCGCCGCAGCTCCAACAGATGAAACCTCCAACGGAGGCGAATGCCAACTTTCCACTGCCTCCACAGGGTTTCCCCAAGATCACGACCCTCGAGGACATAGAGCGCAATATGATCATCCAGCAATCCATGCCcaaacagcaacagcaacagcaacagcaaaatCAGCAGCAGGCGGAGCGCAAGATGTTCGATGACTTCAGCCTTGGCAACAGGCAGCAGGTCGCTACGCCGACCATGTTGCAGCAACAGcagttgcagcagcagcaactgcagcaactccaactgcagcagcagaaacaacagtcgcagcagcagccaccccAACAAGCGCAGCACAAGG CACCCCCTGGCTTTATGGGAACGCCGCAGACCTCTCCACCCAGGCCAAATTTGGGTTTTCCCGGTCCCCATCCATTGCCCGAGCTACTGCCCACACCGCCGTCGCAGCAACAACTAAACGGCATGGGAGGCAACCGAGTGCCACCCGGGTTCATTTACCCGCCTGGTCTGCCCGGGAACATACCGCAAATGCCGCAGCATCCGCTCATGCCGCAGCACATGCCGCCGAACTTTCCACTGCCCGGCGGCAACCAGCGACCATTACCCAATCCGCACGCCCTGCCCACGGCCCTGAACAACTTTGCCATGCATCCCAGCTTCAATGCGATGCGCGCGGCTGGCCTGCATCCGGCAGCCTTCATGCAGCCACCACATCCGCACCAGATGCAGCCACCGCGAATGCCGCCGCATCCGCTGCAAGCGGCCACCAGTCTACTAGGTCAGCAGCCACCGAACTCCATGTACAACATGTTCAACATGCGACTGGTGCAGGAGATCCAGCAGAACCATCCGCTGCTCCAGCAGGCGGCCGTGGTGCGCCAGATGCAGCAGAGCCGGGCCGGATCCGTGGCCAGCGATCGCCAGAAGACGCagatgcagcagcagccactGGGACGACGACCAGATGGTACAGGGAACTATCCATTGGAGGAGTACGATGAGTACGCCAACCTCATGAGCACTCGTGACAAACACTGGCTAATCGGAATCCAGCTATCCCAGCTGAACACGGACACGCCGTATATCGATGACTACTACTACACGGTGTTCAGGGAGCGCAAGGCCCAGCAGAACGGGCAGATGCGCAACAGCCAGGCGCACAAGGACAACCAGCTGAACCATCCGCTCACCCAGCCGCGCGGCCATGCGCAGCTCATTCTAGTGCAGCTGGGCAACAAGAATGGCACTCGCAATGGACACGGTCGCGAGCGTCGCAACTCGGAAAACGCCAACAGCACGACAGGCAGCACGAACAATGGGTCAGgtggcaacaacaacaacctgACGGGTTATATATTCTCGCCGCTGAAGTTCGAGAACTCACTGGGAAAGCTGCAGTACGGCAGTGTGACAGCGCCGCGGAAAATCATCGATGCCGACATTATGAGCGGTGAATCGACTACCGGTGCAGATGCCAACGCAACTTCCTCCTCAACGAGCTCGACTCCGCTGCCTCCCTCAGCGAACCATGATGTTAATCCCAGCAGCATGCGCAAGTCGCGTCACATTTTGCTACTGATCGAGACGCTGTATCGCTATCTGCTGAAGCTGGAGGATTTGGAAAGCCCCGAGGTGATGGCCACCATAGAGCTGAAAAAGAAGAAGGAGGCCGAGCGCATCGCAGCCCTTGAGCAGCTGGAAATGGCCAACAAAACGCCTGAGGAGCGGGCAGCCGAAGCCGCCAATCCACAGACCATGAATCCGCATCTGAAGAACAAGTTCAACTATGAGGTAGAGACGAACGCTGCGCTGGTCAACAAATTGAAGGCTGGTCTGGCATTTGACAAGGTGGTGTCCATGATGCATGTGCGCAAGGGAAAG ATACTTCTCCGCCGCATAATGCCCTTCATTGCGGATCAAAGCATTCGCTGGGTAGTGTGGAGCGGTGTCTTCTGTTCCCTGCAAACAGTGGTGAAAAAGGACAAGGACGACATTGAAGGAATCTTGTACGCACTCTACCCAGAGTTCAAGAAGCACATAAGCAAGGCAACTTTTGAGATCCTAGTGAGCATATCAGCCGGCATTACGCTGAACGACAAGAAACTGACTGGAATCTTCTGCAGTCGC TTTGGAATACTTTCGCTGGTTGCCCTGATACTTCGTGCCGAAGAAATATACGTTTCCCGAAGTGACTCTACTCTCATTGAGGAGAACAGGCAAAAATGGCGGGAATTTCTGGCACAGGTGGCATCCTGCCTAAACCGCACTATTCAAAACCAGACCATCTCGGCCGCCATCGAGTCGGATGCGATTCAGCCGCTTATGGACCACTTCGAACGGTTTAAAGATCTTAAGCTCGATGCCCTCTTAGCATTAATCACCGAAGCCAGGCATCAAATTGATTAG
- the Dad gene encoding mothers against decapentaplegic homolog 6, whose translation MIFPSEKKKELWRYALRNSLGPCDGAPAVPAVQPPRPPPPPHRPRPHLCSGYSCDEEEEDSLAMRQQTPPPPYSSMSCAMDCSGSNSGSYCHSLSLSHHHNNNNNNSHPYRRLPNHKDPLPPQPPPPPLASDRCCTAPGCSCASSCDDMLIDGSDQERSRERERNPIQVQQVDRRMLSATSFATMFRNCCGGASESTTSGSTPTIPVTTAHQPQNQVQNVKRIREEFDALMKQLKRKQMAELLLAIKSRVDPPTRTQRDAGVTGASTAPTYLQCILIPSATQADREQHVTASRLFFWAGLRSGEELKRLPVCPAAFDSIYTCCNPLHWFRILHQPDSEAQPPPYQRSKMQRLRDADSEEDSQNDANSAALSTWSAQSSSISCIFKTPLLESFTTDGKDHNSKVWCQIAYWEMAHRVGEFFNARTKAVNIYTDGIVGSEGDSMCLRDLAPAGKQVQSEQVQTTRQKVGLGVTLSLENGDVWIYNRGNTPVFVDSPTLAENMDRVCKVMPGYCLKAFETIRAQSLSMEQQGNHHMGPVDYFSIKISFAKGWGPAYKRQDIMGCPCWLEVHFSHLR comes from the exons ATGATATTCCCAAGCGAAAAGAAGAAAGAGCTATGGCGTTATGCGCTCAGAAACAGTCTGGGTCCGTGCGATGGGGCGCCAGCAGTGCCTGCCGTCCAGCCACCACGGCCGCCGCCCCCTCCACATCGACCCCGCCCTCATCTCTGCTCCGGCTACTCCTgcgacgaggaggaggaggactcCTTGGCGATGCGCCAACAGACGCCGCCGCCGCCCTACAGCTCCATGTCCTGCGCCATGGACTGCTCCGGCTCCAACTCCGGCTCCTATTGCCACAGTCTGAGTCTGAGCcaccaccacaacaacaacaacaacaacagccacCCGTACCGCCGCCTGCCAAATCACAAGGATCCGTTGCCACCGCAACCGCCACCGCCTCCGTTAGCATCCGACCGCTGCTGTACCGCTCCTGGCTGCAGTTGCGCAAGCTCCTGCGACGATATGTTGATCGACGGAAGCGATCAGGAGCGGAGTCGGGAGAGGGAACGGAATCCGATTCAGGTTCAGCAGGTGGACCGCCGGATGCTGAGTGCCACCAGCTTTGCGACCATGTTTCGGAATTGCTGTGGCGGCGCCTCGGAGTCCACGACCAGTGGATCCACACCCACGATTCCAGTCACCACCGCCCATCAGCCACAAAATCAAGTGCAGAATGTGAAACGGATACGCGAGGAGTTCGATGCACTGATGAAGCAGCTGAAGCGCAAGCAGATGGCCGAACTCCTGCTGGCGATCAAGAGTCGCGTGGATCCGCCGACCAGGACGCAACGCGATGCCGGCGTCACCGGCGCCTCCACCGCTCCCACCTACCTGCAGTGCATCCTGATCCCCTCCGCAACGCAAGCGGATCGGGAGCAGCATGTGACCGCCAGCCGACTGTTCTTCTGGGCGGGATTGAGGAGCGGCGAGGAGCTGAAGCGACTGCCCGTCTGCCCCGCCGCCTTCGACTCCATCTACACATGCTGCAACCCGCTGCACTGGTTCCGCATCCTGCACCAGCCCGACTCAG AAGCCCAACCGCCGCCATACCAACGCTCAAAAATGCAGAGACTGAGAGATGCAG ATTCCGAAGAAGACTCGCAGAACGATGCAAATTCGGCGGCGCTGAGCACGTGGAGTGCCCAAAGCAGCAGCATTTCGTGCATCTTCAAGACGCCTCTCCTCGAGTCGTTCACCACTGATGGAAAAG ATCACAACAGCAAGGTCTGGTGCCAAATCGCCTACTGGGAGATGGCCCACCGAGTCGGGGAGTTCTTTAACGCCAGAACAAAAGCAGTCAATATCTATACGGATGGGATCGTAGGCAGTGAGGGGGACAGCATGTGCCTACGTGACCTTGCTCCCGCAGGCAAACAGGTCCAGTCAGAGCAGGTGCAAACCACGCGGCAGAAGGTCGGATTGG GGGTCACATTGAGCCTGGAGAACGGCGATGTTTGGATCTACAACCGTGGAAATACACCCGTTTTCGTGGATTCGCCCACCCTGGCTGAAAACATGGATCGTGTGTGCAAAGTGATGCCCGGCTACTGCCTGAAGGCCTTTGAAACAATTAG gGCTCAATCGCTAAGTATGGAACAGCAGGGAAATCACCACATGGGACCCGTCGACTACTTCAGCATTAAGATCAGCTTCGCCAAGGGCTGGGGCCCCGCCTACAAAAGACAGGACATCATGGGCTGCCCCTGCTGGCTGGAGGTGCACTTCAGCCACCTGCGGTGA
- the Ns1 gene encoding guanine nucleotide-binding protein-like 3 homolog — MALKRLKTKKSKRLTGRLKHKIEKKVRDHNKKERRAAKKNPKKGSKKQKLIQIPNICPFKEDILKEVEEAKQRQEAERLARREAFKVEREQSKFKSLESMVEDADMRSTVHGIMHENDAQDEDGKKYKNAVTKEQSLKQYFKEFRKVIENADVVLEVVDARDPLGTRCNEVERAVRGAPGNKRLVLVLNKADLVPRENLNNWIKYFRRSGPVTAFKASTQDQANRLGRRKLREMKTEKAMQGSVCIGAELLMSMLGNYCRNKGIKTSIRVGVVGIPNVGKSSIINSLTRGRSCMVGSTPGVTKSMQEVELDSKIKLIDCPGIVFTGGSEQSHAVLKNAQRVGDVKDPFTIAESVLKRASKDYFCTMYDITSYDTFEEFFAKKAARMGKFLKKGVPDVVAAARSVLNDWNTGKIKYCTQPPEVQEAQSVHLSASIVHSEAREFDVENFESMETEILEHCAVKTDDIMEIACTGPLEIRQPREEESPAESLNANVVIDEKEKPAKGRKRKLDEEKEKVDPSLLLEENQSLNKGIKQLQKQKKKQNVRNEKKISKITDVLDSFSLGGSSSKAEKYDFDEDYVIE, encoded by the exons ATGGCTCTGAAAAGGTTGAAGA CTAAAAAATCCAAGCGATTGACCGGTCGCCTGAAGCACAAGATCGAAAAGAAGGTGCGCGACCACAACAAAAAGGAACGTCGCGCTGCCAAGAAGAACCCCAAGAAGGGCAGCAAGAAACAGAAGCTCATCCAGATCCCGAACATATGTCCCTTCAAGGAGGACATCCTCAAGGAGGTGGAGGAGGCCAAGCAGCGCCAGGAGGCCGAGCGCTTGGCCCGCCGCGAAGCCTTCAAGGTGGAGCGCGAACAGAGCAAATTCAAGTCGCTGGAGTCGATGGTCGAGGATGCGGACATGCGGAGCACTGTGCACGGCATAATGCACGAGAATGATGCCCAGGATGAGGACGGCAAGAAGTACAAGAACGCCGTCACCAAGGAGCAGTCCCTGAAGCAGTACTTCAAGGAGTTCCGAAAGGTCATTGAGAACGCAGACGTTGTCCTGGAAGTGGTGGATGCACGTGATCCGCTGGGTACCCGCTGCAACGAGGTGGAGCGCGCCGTACGCGGGGCTCCGGGCAACAAGCGACTGGTCCTGGTCCTCAACAAGGCCGATCTGGTGCCGCGCGAGAACCTAAACAACTGGATCAAGTACTTCCGCCGCAGCGGACCCGTCACCGCCTTCAAGGCCTCCACACAGGATCAGGCCAACCGGCTGGGACGCCGCAAGCTGCGCGAGATGAAGACCGAGAAGGCCATGCAGGGATCCGTCTGCATTGGCGCCGAATTGCTTATGTCCATGCTGGGCAACTACTGCCGCAACAAGGGCATCAAGACGTCGATTCGCGTGGGCGTTGTGGGCATCCCCAATGTGGGCAAGAGTTCCATTATCAACTCGCTGACCCGTGGCAGATCCTGCATGGTGGGCAGCACGCCAGGAGTGACCAAGTCAATGCAGGAAGTGGAGCTGGATTCGAAAATAAAACTGATTGATTGCCCCGGCATTGTGTTCACCGGCGGATCTGAACAGTCACATGCTGTTTTGAAGAATGCTCAGCGCGTGGGCGATGTGAAAGATCCCTTCACCATCGCTGAAAGCGTTTTGAAGCGCGCCAGCAAGGATTACTTCTGCACTATGTACGACATTACAAGCTACGACACATTTGAGGAGTTCTTCGCCAAAAAAGCAGCCAGAATGG GTAAATTTCTGAAGAAAGGAGTACCCGATGTTGTGGCAGCTGCACGAAGCGTGCTCAACGATTGGAACACAGGAAAAATCAAATACTGCACACAGCCTCCGGAAGTTCAGGAAGCGCAAAGTGTACACCTTAGTGCCTCAATCGTACACTCCGAGGCCCGCGAATTCGATGTGGAGAACTTCGAGTCCATGGAGACAGAGATTCTAGAGCATTGCGCTGTGAAAACTGATGACATTATGGAAATTGCGTGTACGGGTCCACTCGAGATCAGACAACCGCGTGAAGAAGAAAGTCCTGCCGAATCATTGAATGCAAATGTGGTCATAGACGAGAAGGAAAAGCCAGCGAAGGGTCGCAAACGAAAGCTGGATGAAGAAAAGGAGAAGGTTGATCCCAGTCTACTGTTGGAAG AAAACCAATCCCTGAATAAGGGTATTAAACAACTTCAAAAGCAAAAGAAGAAACAAAACGTTCGCAACGAGAAGAAAATATCCAAAATTACAGACGTACTGGATAGCTTTAGCTTAGGGGGATCTTCTTCGAAGGCAGAAAAATACGATTTTGATGAAGATTATGTGATTGAATAA